In one Nicotiana sylvestris chromosome 8, ASM39365v2, whole genome shotgun sequence genomic region, the following are encoded:
- the LOC104248707 gene encoding probable dolichyl-diphosphooligosaccharide--protein glycosyltransferase subunit 3B, with the protein MAEFIEAKPKLTVGPIHRPGFISKKQKIIIIALGLILTPFLVRKIVAGNTLLHKKHIWMAGSVFVYFFSASGTMYNVINKIPIAMVDRDDPKKLVFFYDGNGMQLGAEGVTVGFLYTIFRLLLAFITHVPVHVKSRNIQRLVMLLAIFVSFWAVKKVIYLYNWKTGSGLPAYTYRM; encoded by the coding sequence ATGGCAGAATTTATCGAGGCTAAACCTAAGCTCACTGTTGGTCCCATACATCGGCCAGGTTTCATTTCCAAAAAACAGAAGATAATTATCATCGCTTTGGGGCTAATCTTGACTCCATTTCTAGTGAGAAAGATTGTTGCTGGAAACACCCTTTTGCATAAAAAGCATATATGGATGGCGGGGTCAGTTTTCGTGTACTTCTTCAGTGCTTCAGGGACAATGTACAACGTAATCAATAAAATACCTATTGCTATGGTGGATAGAGATGATCCTAAAAAGTTGGTTTTCTTTTATGACGGAAATGGGATGCAGTTAGGGGCCGAGGGGGTTACAGTTGGGTTCTTGTACACGATTTTCAGGTTGTTGTTGGCCTTTATCACTCATGTTCCTGTCCATGTGAAGAGTAGGAATATCCAGAGGTTGGTGATGCTTTTAGCTATCTTTGTTTCATTCTGGGCGGTAAAGAAGGTGATTTACCTGTATAATTGGAAGACTGGGTCTGGTCTTCCTGCTTACACATACCGTATGTAA